In Alteromonas sp. V450, the following proteins share a genomic window:
- a CDS encoding bifunctional 2-polyprenyl-6-hydroxyphenol methylase/3-demethylubiquinol 3-O-methyltransferase UbiG, giving the protein MSITIKHYSAKAQHYFDLYNSVSAESVHTDWKAFLQQAKTGAALDVGAGSGRDANWLAKHGWKVVAAEPADELRNLAKAHSHNSVTWCNASLPALTALPQTPKTFDLILLSAVWMHLPKDERPPALKRLAALLSENGVMYISLRFGPNDEARPMHPVSYEELAALAQINGLTARNLNSVPSEDGLNRDDVKWVTVEVVKV; this is encoded by the coding sequence TTGAGCATCACTATTAAGCATTACAGTGCAAAAGCACAACACTATTTCGATTTATATAATTCGGTTAGTGCAGAAAGTGTTCACACCGATTGGAAAGCATTTTTACAGCAAGCTAAAACAGGTGCTGCACTAGACGTAGGTGCAGGCAGTGGCCGTGACGCCAACTGGTTAGCCAAACACGGCTGGAAGGTAGTAGCCGCAGAACCCGCCGATGAACTGCGCAACCTAGCAAAAGCCCATTCGCATAACAGTGTTACATGGTGTAATGCCAGCCTACCTGCACTTACCGCCCTACCCCAAACCCCAAAAACTTTCGACCTAATATTGCTTTCTGCGGTATGGATGCACTTGCCTAAAGATGAAAGGCCACCCGCGTTAAAACGTTTGGCCGCATTGCTTTCAGAAAATGGCGTTATGTACATAAGCCTTCGGTTCGGCCCAAACGATGAAGCAAGACCCATGCACCCTGTCAGTTATGAGGAACTGGCGGCATTAGCACAAATCAACGGCCTAACAGCACGCAATTTAAACTCGGTTCCGAGTGAGGATGGTTTAAACCGTGATGATGTTAAGTGGGTTACGGTTGAAGTGGTGAAGGTGTAA
- a CDS encoding DUF3427 domain-containing protein, with protein MTAKNYLVSGRNKHYLLHEIRDALKNATSIEIAVSFIRMSGLSLIIQDIEDAMNSEERDVTLSLLTSDYMNITEPQALKRLMLLKERGADVQLFESKHATSFHLKSYIFVKNNGETLTSARAFVGSSNISKTALTDGIEWNYRIDYPNDNDKEAIARIEEIREQYRYLFTLPQVKPLTYDLIADYEIRYNTARVVTPFQSAASLPDEKEHEIPEPREHQVAALAALNQARERDIQKGLVVLATGMGKTYLAAFDAAQINAKKVLFVAHREEILLQAEASFLKIHPNKKVGRYSGKQKDEEYDFLFASIQTIGQLTHLAKFPVTAFDYIVVDEFHHAAAGGYQRLLKHFTPSFLLGLTATPNRTDGSDILKLCDNNLIYQQDLFDGVKAEALCPFTYFGIFDKEVDYEHLPWRNGKFDPEKLSNKLATKGRAKHVLSEWKAKSQDVSLAFCVSRKHSDYMADYFNQHGVAAASVHSDSSLTRSEALSKLNSGEIKILFSVDLFNEGVDLPKIDTVLMLRPTESKILFLQQMGRGLRKSKGKERLVILDFVGNHHSFLNRPEMLLASVLNGPQNRRKMVDLARNANKLLPAGCYVNFDLEFIDFLTSLSEDELDIQYDKLKETLGRRPTYTEFYQSGASLEKLRRNRGSWWEFVDSKGDLNADELEVLEEHLQWFKDLAITRTSKCYKLVLVATLIEQNAFHSQVNVDDLAEWARQWFLDNPEWISDLPESKQQLAALSKSEWRAHWRSNPVKFWCTAESESKIAWFDISEQQFHFKQSITAIQYHLFLAMTAEINNQRLASYSHKRLAITTPFSNNIVQFPEKVQLPFFPDIKIACGHFKTGNADESELVNAPHGYGNIDNSRHFIARASGNSMNGGKNPIYDGDYLLLEQITPNNAGSISNTTVAIERQDETGDNQYLLRKVLKNPDGSYTLRAANPDYDDLIATEEMMTFARLKGKVDPLELFVGQELMREEIPQLFNEEFNPGNWQSGHVVLKEQNVQILLVTLNKQGKGSEHQYHDYFIDDKHFHWQSQNSTSPSNKRGREIIEHQKLGSRVYLFARESKLRGKTASPFMFYGEVKYVKHESEKPMNVTWELLN; from the coding sequence ATGACTGCTAAAAATTATTTGGTTAGCGGTAGAAACAAGCACTACCTTCTACATGAAATTCGCGATGCCCTGAAAAACGCGACCAGTATAGAAATAGCAGTTTCGTTTATTCGTATGTCTGGACTAAGCCTTATCATTCAAGACATTGAAGATGCTATGAATTCTGAAGAGCGTGACGTTACATTATCCTTGCTGACTTCAGACTATATGAATATAACGGAGCCACAAGCCCTAAAGCGTTTGATGTTACTAAAGGAAAGAGGTGCCGACGTTCAACTCTTTGAAAGTAAGCACGCTACCAGCTTTCATTTAAAGTCTTATATTTTTGTCAAAAATAACGGTGAAACACTAACATCTGCCAGAGCGTTCGTTGGCTCTAGTAATATTAGTAAAACTGCGCTTACAGATGGCATAGAGTGGAACTATCGAATTGATTACCCTAATGATAACGACAAAGAAGCCATTGCCCGAATTGAAGAAATTCGAGAGCAGTATCGCTACCTTTTCACATTGCCCCAAGTTAAGCCATTAACTTACGACTTAATAGCTGACTACGAAATTAGATACAACACAGCAAGGGTTGTTACACCATTTCAATCTGCAGCATCACTGCCAGATGAAAAAGAGCATGAAATTCCGGAGCCAAGAGAGCATCAGGTGGCTGCACTAGCAGCACTTAATCAGGCGCGAGAAAGAGATATTCAGAAAGGTTTAGTGGTTCTAGCAACAGGTATGGGTAAGACCTACCTAGCAGCTTTTGATGCTGCCCAGATAAATGCTAAAAAAGTACTTTTTGTAGCACATCGAGAAGAAATCTTACTTCAAGCTGAGGCTAGCTTTCTTAAAATACACCCGAACAAAAAGGTAGGCAGATACAGCGGAAAACAGAAAGATGAAGAGTACGACTTTTTGTTTGCCTCCATACAAACCATCGGACAGCTCACTCATCTAGCTAAGTTTCCTGTTACTGCTTTCGATTATATTGTTGTAGACGAATTTCATCACGCCGCAGCGGGTGGTTATCAACGTTTACTGAAGCATTTCACGCCATCATTTTTGTTAGGTTTAACCGCAACGCCGAATAGAACTGACGGGAGCGATATCCTCAAGCTATGCGACAACAACCTTATTTACCAACAGGACTTGTTTGATGGTGTAAAGGCAGAGGCATTGTGCCCTTTTACTTACTTCGGAATTTTCGACAAGGAAGTAGACTACGAGCACCTACCTTGGCGAAATGGAAAGTTCGATCCCGAAAAGCTATCTAATAAATTAGCGACCAAAGGCCGGGCGAAACATGTTCTCAGTGAGTGGAAAGCAAAGTCGCAAGATGTATCACTGGCTTTTTGCGTATCGCGCAAACACAGCGATTACATGGCAGATTACTTTAATCAACACGGTGTAGCAGCAGCTAGCGTCCATTCCGATTCATCACTAACGCGAAGCGAAGCCTTAAGCAAGCTTAATAGCGGGGAAATTAAAATTTTGTTCTCGGTAGATCTATTCAATGAAGGTGTCGATTTACCGAAGATAGATACCGTATTGATGCTTAGGCCTACAGAATCAAAAATACTTTTTCTACAGCAAATGGGGCGCGGTCTTCGTAAAAGCAAGGGAAAGGAAAGGCTTGTCATTTTAGATTTTGTGGGTAATCACCATAGCTTCTTAAACCGCCCAGAAATGCTATTAGCTAGCGTCTTGAATGGCCCACAAAACCGCAGAAAGATGGTCGACCTAGCAAGAAACGCCAATAAACTACTTCCTGCCGGTTGTTACGTTAACTTTGATTTGGAATTTATTGATTTTCTCACAAGCCTTTCTGAAGACGAGCTTGATATTCAATACGATAAGTTAAAAGAAACGTTAGGTCGAAGACCGACATACACAGAGTTCTATCAATCCGGCGCAAGTTTAGAAAAACTTAGACGAAATAGAGGGTCGTGGTGGGAATTTGTTGATAGCAAGGGCGACCTTAATGCTGACGAACTAGAAGTGCTTGAAGAGCACCTACAGTGGTTTAAAGACCTAGCCATTACTCGTACTTCAAAGTGCTACAAGTTGGTGTTAGTTGCCACGCTGATTGAGCAAAATGCTTTTCATTCACAGGTAAATGTTGATGATTTGGCAGAGTGGGCGCGACAGTGGTTTTTAGATAACCCAGAATGGATTTCTGACTTACCAGAAAGTAAACAACAATTAGCCGCATTAAGTAAATCAGAGTGGCGAGCGCATTGGCGTAGCAACCCAGTAAAATTTTGGTGTACAGCAGAGTCCGAATCGAAGATTGCTTGGTTCGATATTAGTGAGCAGCAATTTCATTTCAAACAAAGTATTACAGCAATTCAATATCATTTGTTTTTAGCTATGACAGCTGAGATCAATAATCAGCGCCTCGCTAGCTACAGCCACAAGCGATTAGCTATAACTACCCCTTTTTCCAATAATATCGTTCAGTTTCCCGAGAAAGTGCAGCTTCCATTTTTTCCCGATATAAAAATAGCTTGCGGTCATTTCAAAACGGGTAATGCCGATGAGTCTGAACTTGTAAATGCACCACACGGCTATGGGAATATAGACAACTCGCGACATTTCATCGCTCGTGCATCTGGTAATTCTATGAACGGCGGTAAGAACCCTATTTATGATGGTGACTACTTGCTCCTAGAGCAAATCACACCAAATAATGCTGGTAGTATTAGCAATACAACCGTAGCCATCGAAAGGCAGGATGAAACTGGCGACAATCAATACTTGCTGAGGAAAGTACTCAAAAATCCTGATGGCTCTTATACTTTGAGAGCAGCTAATCCAGATTATGATGATCTCATAGCCACTGAAGAAATGATGACCTTCGCGCGGCTAAAAGGAAAAGTGGACCCGCTTGAACTTTTTGTAGGGCAAGAACTAATGCGCGAAGAGATCCCACAGCTTTTCAACGAAGAGTTTAATCCTGGTAATTGGCAATCGGGGCATGTCGTACTCAAAGAACAGAATGTTCAAATTTTGCTAGTTACGCTAAACAAGCAAGGTAAAGGTAGCGAACATCAGTACCATGATTATTTTATTGACGATAAACACTTTCATTGGCAATCGCAAAATAGCACTTCACCGAGTAACAAGCGCGGCAGAGAAATAATTGAACACCAGAAATTGGGCAGTCGCGTTTACCTTTTCGCTCGAGAGAGCAAATTGAGAGGGAAAACGGCTTCACCCTTTATGTTCTATGGTGAAGTGAAATACGTTAAGCATGAAAGTGAAAAACCGATGAATGTGACCTGGGAGTTATTGAATTAA
- a CDS encoding nuclease-related domain-containing protein → MEILFVMAISLFPFALVILFAVCYNKITDKKSRIPFDYARTARIPAFTLLQQHRDATLDMLVYSLLSTLYFQLPFSLPTIADLLGFVDVSKNWLIYVTVFFAAAIYSLFKAIKAFNKIRITRLGIEAEWAVSFALSKITDSRVRVFHDVQAPNFNIDHVLTFPGGVLAIETKGRRKPNVNNSKSSHKLTVEGEKIQFPHYTDTSTVEQAKRQADWLSKQLTQSTGMSVEASPVVVIPGWFIEYKQKPIIPIMNHNSLTKHYALSKKVVLDNSSLERINHQLEALTLRGSNLF, encoded by the coding sequence ATGGAAATACTTTTCGTAATGGCGATATCGCTTTTCCCCTTCGCTTTAGTGATACTTTTCGCCGTTTGCTACAACAAAATTACAGATAAAAAATCACGTATACCTTTTGACTATGCTCGTACGGCACGAATCCCAGCCTTTACATTGTTGCAGCAGCATAGAGATGCAACATTAGACATGCTGGTATATTCACTACTATCAACCTTATATTTCCAACTTCCTTTTTCACTGCCAACCATTGCAGACTTGCTAGGTTTCGTGGACGTGTCGAAAAATTGGTTAATATACGTCACTGTTTTTTTTGCAGCTGCTATTTATTCACTATTTAAAGCAATAAAGGCCTTCAATAAAATTAGAATCACTAGATTAGGAATAGAGGCCGAATGGGCAGTATCATTTGCTTTGTCGAAAATAACAGATAGTAGAGTACGTGTATTTCACGACGTGCAGGCACCTAATTTTAATATTGACCATGTGCTAACGTTTCCAGGAGGTGTATTAGCTATCGAAACTAAAGGAAGGCGGAAACCAAACGTAAACAACTCTAAGAGTTCACACAAATTAACCGTAGAAGGCGAAAAAATTCAGTTCCCTCATTACACAGACACGTCGACGGTTGAGCAAGCGAAGCGACAAGCAGATTGGCTAAGTAAGCAGTTAACTCAAAGCACTGGAATGAGTGTGGAGGCCAGCCCCGTGGTTGTTATTCCTGGCTGGTTCATAGAATATAAACAAAAGCCTATCATTCCGATTATGAACCATAATTCTTTAACCAAACATTACGCCTTGTCTAAAAAGGTAGTTCTGGACAACTCATCTCTTGAACGTATTAACCACCAACTTGAAGCTCTCACTCTGAGGGGATCAAATCTATTTTGA